The segment CTGGGCGTCGAAACCACGTCGGTCACGGCCGACGTCAGTGACGAGGCCGAGGTCGAAGCGATGACCGAGACCGTCGTCGACCGGCTGGGCGGGATCGATATCCTGCTCAACAACGCCGGCATCGTCTCGAACACCCCCGCCGAGGAGATGCCGGTCGACGAGTGGCAGGCGACGATGGACGTCAACCTCACCGGGGTGTTCCTCTGTTCGAAACACGTCGGTCGACACATGCTGGAGCGAGGGTCGGGGACCATCGTCAACATCTCCTCGATGTCGGGGCTCGTCGCGAATCACCCCCAGCCCCAGATCGCCTACAACGCCTCGAAGGCCGGCGTGATAATGGTGACCCGCTCGCTCGCCTCCGAGTGGGGGGATCGCGGGGTTCGAGTCAACTCCATCGCGCCGGGCTACATGAGAACCGACCTCGTCGAGGACGTCCTCGAAGAGGACCCGGAGATGGCCGAGACCTGGCGGGAGTACACCCCGATGGGACGGCTCGGCAAGCCAACGGAGCTCGGTCCGGTCGCGGTGTTCCTCGCGAGCGAGGCGTCCTCGTTCATGAACGGGGAGATAGTCTCGTTCGACGGCGGCTACACCGTCCGCTGAACGAGTTCGGTCGTCGGGAAGCACGCCGACATTCACCGACGGGACTCGACGGTCCACGTAGCCGAGCGAGGGATTCATCTCTGCAGAATACGGTACCAGTAGTATGGGAAAGCAAGCCCGATACGCGGTGAAGTCGGTCGAGACCGCGTTCAGGATCGTCGACGCCCTCAAGACGCTGAACGGGGCCGGCGTCTCCGAACTGGCGGCCCACCTCGATATCCCGAAGAGCACGGTTCACAACTACCTGAGCACGCTGGTCCAAGAGGAGTTCGTGGTGAAGGAGGGGTCGTCCTATCGAGTCGGTATCCAGTTCCTCGAATACGGGGCCTACGCCCGCTCTGAGCTCGATATCTACGAGATCGCGAAGCCCGAAACCGACCGACTCGCCGAATCGACGGGCGAGCTGGCGAACCTGATGGTCGAAGAGCACGGCCGCGGGTCCTACCTCTATCGGGCGCGCGGGGAGGACGCGGTCCAAGTCGAAGCCCACGTCGGAACGCGGGTACCGCTCCACACCACGGCGCTCGGTAAGGCGATCCTGGCCTACCTTCCGCCCGAACGCGTCGATGCGATCGTCGACCAGCACGGCCTGGCACCGGCGACCTCGCGGACGGTCACCGACCGCGACGAGCTCGACGACGAACTGGCGGAGATACGCGAGGCGGGCGTCGCGTTCGACGACGAGGAACGCCTCGCGGGGCTCCACTGTGTCGCCGCCCCGATCCTGAGCACGGACGACCGGATCCTGGGTGCGCTGAGCGTCTCCGGCCCCTCGAACCGGATCCAGGACGAGCGCTTCACCGAGGAGCTCCCGCGGAAGGTGCTGGAGACGGTCAACGTCATCGAGCTCAACGTCACGTACTCGTAGGCCGGGTCGAGGAGTGTGGAGAGTCGATTCGCCTCCAACGAGTTTTACCCTGCGAGCTGCGCTGTGTGCTTTTCGAGCGGGATTCGAGGAGTAGCTTCCGAGAGCCGGAGCTCCCGTCGATCCGTCGTCGGGATCGTTCGATACCTGATTTCGTATCGCGATATGGGGTTTATAGGAGTGGTCTGAATGCGGTCTATTCGTCCAGATCGCCGAACTTCAGCGCTCGCGCCGGCCCCGGAGTCGCTTGGGGTCGGTGGTCGGTCGGGAGACGAAGCCGAGCGCGTCGTAGAAGGGCCGAACCCGGCGGTCGAACTCGACGACGAGCGGTCCGTCGACGGCGTCCGCTGCGGCGTTGACCAGCCGAGTGCCGACACCCTGGCCGCGACGGGACCGCCGAACCGCGATGGCGTCTATCTCGCCATCGGCGAGGACGCACGCCCCGAGGACCCGACTCTCGACCGTCGCGACCAGCACCCGCCCGTCCTCGATCCGCTCGCCGACCCGGTCGGCGTCCGCCGCAAGCAACGCGCCGTCGAGCACGCCCATCACGTCGGGGAGTTCCGCGGGGCGGGCGGGGCGAACCTCCATCCCTCACCCACCCTTGACGAGCCGAAGCACCCGGACCGAGTCGGCCTCGACGGTGCCGTCGTCGGGCACCGGTCGGTCGTCGACC is part of the Halococcus hamelinensis 100A6 genome and harbors:
- a CDS encoding SDR family NAD(P)-dependent oxidoreductase encodes the protein MSVLDEFSLEGQRAVVTGAGRGLGNVMATAYAEAGADVAIVDVDAETAEQAADEIAELGVETTSVTADVSDEAEVEAMTETVVDRLGGIDILLNNAGIVSNTPAEEMPVDEWQATMDVNLTGVFLCSKHVGRHMLERGSGTIVNISSMSGLVANHPQPQIAYNASKAGVIMVTRSLASEWGDRGVRVNSIAPGYMRTDLVEDVLEEDPEMAETWREYTPMGRLGKPTELGPVAVFLASEASSFMNGEIVSFDGGYTVR
- a CDS encoding GNAT family N-acetyltransferase, yielding MEVRPARPAELPDVMGVLDGALLAADADRVGERIEDGRVLVATVESRVLGACVLADGEIDAIAVRRSRRGQGVGTRLVNAAADAVDGPLVVEFDRRVRPFYDALGFVSRPTTDPKRLRGRRER
- a CDS encoding IclR family transcriptional regulator; the encoded protein is MGKQARYAVKSVETAFRIVDALKTLNGAGVSELAAHLDIPKSTVHNYLSTLVQEEFVVKEGSSYRVGIQFLEYGAYARSELDIYEIAKPETDRLAESTGELANLMVEEHGRGSYLYRARGEDAVQVEAHVGTRVPLHTTALGKAILAYLPPERVDAIVDQHGLAPATSRTVTDRDELDDELAEIREAGVAFDDEERLAGLHCVAAPILSTDDRILGALSVSGPSNRIQDERFTEELPRKVLETVNVIELNVTYS